In Juglans regia cultivar Chandler chromosome 13, Walnut 2.0, whole genome shotgun sequence, the following proteins share a genomic window:
- the LOC108997448 gene encoding UPF0481 protein At3g47200-like, whose amino-acid sequence MEDLNWVVQVDDEVKYTRDTSKETKQWKKHSIYEVPAWVKDLNKKAYMPQTVSFGPYHHREAPLQRMEEHKHRALLRFFRRCGKPVQSFVDALTKVVQDLKDSYEPLDPKWEKDTHGLLKMMTLDGCFMLEILLASTANQLEDDDSKDPIFSKHGKLYIMPHIRRDMLMLENQIPMQVLELLLELLPEVDEKRLDVKNHPVKKKERANELIVKSWFPKAHYSEMGNCLHVLDVYRKILLQPKEKQNNPGKETHETDKPSGDDDEIIRSATELNEAGIRFKADKKASLKDITFNGGVLRLPLIVVDDATESIFLNLIAFERFHVGAGNEITSYISFMDNIIDNEMDVALLQSSEIIQNAIGSDKAVAKLFNSLSKDITLDPESSLDVVHKRVSGYCKKRLNRWRANLIHTYFRNPWAILSLIAAIFLFALTIVQTIYTILGVK is encoded by the exons ATGGAAGATCTGAATTGGGTCGTACAAGTCGATGATGAAGTAAAATATACGAGGGATACTTCAAAGGAGACAAAGCAGTGGAAAAAGCATTCAATCTATGAAGTACCTGCATGGGTTAAAGATCTAAACAAAAAGGCCTACATGCCGCAGACAGTCTCCTTCGGTCCTTACCATCACAGGGAAGCACCATTACAGCGGATGGAGGAGCATAAGCACAGGGCATTGCTCCGTTTCTTCAGGAGATGTGGAAAACCTGTTCAATCGTTCGTCGACGCTTTAACTAAGGTCGTGCAGGATTTGAAAGACTCGTACGAGCCGCTCGATCCCAAATGGGAAAAGGACACACACGGACTCTTAAAAATGATGACTCTCGACGGATGCTTTATGCTGGAAATCCTGCTTGCCAGTACTGCGAATCAGTTGGAGGACGATGATTCCAAGGATCCGATATTCAGCAAACACGGTAAACTGTATATCATGCCCCATATCAGGCGCGACATGCTGATGCTTGAAAATCAAATCCCAATGCAGGTTCTTGAACTACTTCTTGAACTACTGCCTGAAGTTGATGAGAAAAGACTCGATGTTAAAAATCATCCAGTCAAG AAAAAAGAACGTGCCAATGAACTCATAGTGAAGTCTTGGTTCCCCAAAGCCCATTACTCAGAGATGGGTAACTGCCTGCACGTATTGGATGTTTATAGGAAGATTCTGCTTCAGCctaaggaaaaacaaaacaatccaGGGAAGGAAACACACGAAACGGACAAGCCAAGTGGTGACGATGACGAGATCATAAGATCTGCAACAGAGCTTAATGAAGCCGGAATCCGGTTCAAGGCAGACAAAAAAGCGAGCCTCAAAGATATCACTTTCAACGGCGGGGTGCTTAGGCTTCCACTCATCGTTGTGGACGATGCCACCGAGTCGATATTCCTGAACTTAATAGCCTTTGAGCGTTTCCATGTTGGGGCCGGCAACGAGATTACCTCCTATATCTCTTTCATGGACAACATCATCGACAATGAGATGGATGTTGCCCTCCTGCAGTCGAGCGAAATCATACAGAATGCCATTGGAAGTGACAAAGCTGTCGCTAAGCTCTTTAACTCTCTCTCTAAGGATATAACGCTCGACCCAGAAAGTAGCCTCGATGTAGTGCATAAAAGGGTCAGTGGGTACTGCAAGAAGCGCTTGAATAGGTGGCGGGCCAATCTCATTCATACCTATTTCAGAAACCCATGGGCTATTCTCTCCCTTATTGCTGCCATCTTCCTGTTTGCGCTCACCATAGTACAGACCATATACACAATACTAGGTGTCAAATGA
- the LOC108997336 gene encoding UPF0481 protein At3g47200-like, protein MEGLKWIIDVTSHLKWIIDVNDGVEKMGDTSKERQQWEKHSIYEVPASVKDLNKRAYMPQTVSFGPYHHGEAHLKRMEEHKHRAFLHFLRRCGKPVESCLDALDKVVQDLKDSYEPLDPKWADDTAGFLKMMTLDGCFMLEILRASVDESNDYDSKDPIFSKHGKLHIMPHIRRDMLMLENQIPMRVLEQLLEVGKGSDVNNPVKDKESANQFILKSWFPRPHYSEMGDCLHVLDVYRRSLLQQKGNHIKKHEGRPLGQDKPSGDEIIRSATELNKAGIRFKVNKNASLKDITFAGGVLRLPLIIVDNATESIFLNLIAFERFHVGAGNEITSYVFFMDNIIDNAMDVALLRSSSIILNAIGSDKAVAKLFNSLSKDITLDPESSLDVVHKMVSDYCKKRLNRWRANLFHTYFRKSSSI, encoded by the exons ATGGAAGGTTTGAAATGGATCATAGACGTCACCTCCCATTTGAAATGGATCATAGACGTCAATGATGGAGTAGAAAAAATGGGGGATACTTCAAAGGAGAGACAACAGTGGGAAAAGCATTCAATCTATGAAGTACCTGCAAGCGTTAAAGATCTAAACAAAAGGGCCTACATGCCACAGACAGTATCATTCGGTCCTTACCATCATGGGGAAGCACATTTAAAACGGATGGAGGAGCATAAGCACAGGGCATTTCTCCATTTCTTAAGGAGATGTGGAAAACCTGTTGAATCGTGCCTCGACGCTTTAGATAAGGTCGTGCAGGATTTGAAAGACTCGTACGAGCCGCTCGATCCCAAATGGGCAGACGACACAGCTGGATTCTTAAAAATGATGACTCTCGACGGATGCTTTATGCTGGAAATCCTTCGTGCCAGTGTAGATGAATCGAATGACTATGATTCCAAGGATCCGATATTCAGCAAACACGGGAAACTGCATATCATGCCCCATATCAGGCGCGACATGCTGATGCTTGAAAATCAGATCCCAATGCGGGTTCTTGAACAACTGCTTGAAGTTGGGAAAGGCTCCGACGTTAATAATCCAGTGAAG GATAAAGAGAGTGCCAATCAATTCATACTCAAGTCTTGGTTCCCCAGACCCCATTACTCAGAGATGGGCGACTGCCTGCACGTATTGGATGTTTATAGGAGGAGCTTGCTTCAGCAAAAGGGAaaccatataaaaaaacatgagGGGAGACCACTCGGACAGGACAAGCCAAGTGGTGACGAGATCATAAGATCTGCAACAGAGCTTAATAAAGCCGGAATCCGGTTCAAGGTAAACAAAAATGCGAGCCTCAAAGACATCACTTTCGCCGGCGGGGTGCTTAGGCTTCCACTCATCATCGTGGACAATGCCACCGAGTCAATATTCCTGAACTTAATAGCCTTTGAGCGTTTCCACGTCGGGGCCGGCAACGAGATTACCTCCTATGTCTTTTTCATGGACAACATCATCGACAATGCGATGGATGTTGCCCTCCTGCGTTCGAGCAGCATCATACTAAATGCCATTGGAAGTGACAAAGCTGTCGCCAAGctcttcaactctctctctaagGATATAACGCTCGACCCAGAAAGTAGCCTCGATGTAGTGCATAAAATGGTCAGTGATTACTGCAAGAAGCGCTTGAATAGGTGGCGGGCCAATCTCTTTCATACCTATTTTAGAAAGAGTTCTTCTATATAA